Below is a window of Mucilaginibacter sp. PAMC 26640 DNA.
AAATTTGTAGATGCCACACACATCAAGCGGAATTGGTGGCTTATTGGTTATATCGCCAATATAGGGTGGAGATTATGATGAATGAGACCACACTATTTCGGCGCAAGCTGACCCACTGTTTCGGGGCAAACTGACCATGGTATTTCGGGGCAAACTGACCCACCAAAACGCGTAGCAAATGCTGTAGAAGCAACCATCTTTTGAGGGCAAAAGACCCGTTCTAAGATGGCCAATTTGACAATCAGCATGAGTAAGATTAGAAAGATTTTAAGGATGAACAGCCAGGGTCGCAGCACGCGATTTATAGCTGCCCAGATTGATTCATCCCGGAATACCGTAAGAAAGTACCTGGCCGTCCTTAAGAAGAGCGGCTTTACCTTTGAAGAAGTTAATAACCTTAATGATAAGGAACTGGAAGACTTTTCGGCAAGACCAGGGAAAACAACCAGCCAAGCAGCCGTATGCAATCCATGCTGCGCTGCTTCCCCCACGTCGATAAAGAGCTTAAAAAGACTGGTATGAACCGGCAGATCTTGTGGGAAGCCTATATCAAGGAGTTCCCCGAGGGCTATAAGTACACCCAATTTTGCACGTATTACAACCAGTGGAAGACCAAGGTCAATCCGACCATGCACATGGATCACAAGGCCGGGGACAAACTGTACGTCGATTTTGCGGGTGAAAAGATGAGCTATACGGACAAGGAAACCGGTGAAGTCATTGAAGTAGAAGTTTTTGTGGCAATCCTTGGGGCCAGCCAGCTCACCTATGTAGAGGCTGTTATGAGCCAGCAAAAGGAAGACTTTATAGCGGCCTGCGAGAATACCTTGCACTTTATCGGCGGCGTTCCGGCCGCCATTGTGCCGGATAACCTGAAGGCGGCCGTAACCAAAAGCAGCCGCTATGAACCTACCCTCAACGAAACATTTGAAGACTTTGCCGATCATTATGGCACTACCATATTACCGGCGCGGGCGTACCGCCCGCGCGACAAGGCATTGGTAGAAGGGGCCGTTAAGATCATTTATACTAAGGTATACGCCCCTTTAAACAAGCATATCTACCATTCTTTAACAGAACTCAATACAGCGATCTGGCAGGCCTTGGAAGCCCATAACAGCCAGTTGCTCAAAGGCCGCAATTATAGCAGGATACTACAGTTTGAAGAGATAGAGCGTGGCACCCTGGCACCCCTGCCTGTCCTGCGTTACCAGTTCAAAAAGCACTTTTATGCCAGGGTGATCAAGAACGGCCATGTCAATCTCGGCCCGGATAAACACTATTACAGTGTGCCTTACCGCTTCATCGGCAAAAAGGTCAAGCTGTTATACTCCCGCACCATTGTAGAGATCTACTACAATTATGAGCGTATCGCTTTGCACCAGCGCGAAAAGAACCCCTACGGTTATACTACCGACAAAGAACATATGGCCAGTGCCCATCGCTTTAAAAGTGATTGGACACCGGATATGTTCCTCAATTGGGCGACCTCCATCCATGAGGATGTCAGGCTATATATCCATCAGATACTGGAGCGTAAACAACACCCCGAACAGGCTTACAAATCCTGCCTGGGGATACTTGGCTTTGCAAAAAAAGCAGGGAACGACCGGTTAATAATGGCCTGTCAGCGGGGGCTCAGTTATGGTATTTATAGCTATAAAACGATACAAACCATATTGGAAAACAAGATGGACAATTATGAGGAAAGCATATTTGCCGATGAGCTACCTATGCCTGATCACGGTAATATCCGGGGAAAAGACTATTACAAATAACCATTAAAACAACAATAACATGAACACAAGTACCTTAGACAAACTGCGGAAGATGAAGTTCTTCGGGATGTTCCATGCCTTTAAAAGCAGCATGGAAACCGGTAAAACAAACGACTATACGGCAGATGAACTGCTGGCCCACCTGGTAGATGCAGAATGGGACGACCGGCAGAACAGGCGTATTGAACGCACGATCCTTTATGCCCGATTCCGCTATAAAGCCGCTATAGAGGACGTTCACTACCATGCCGACCGAAGTATCGACCGCAACCAGATCATGCGCCTGGCGGACTGTACGTTTGTTGATCGCTTCGAGAACCTGCTGATTACCGGGAGTACAGGCATCGGTAAAAGCTATATTGCTTCTGCTGTGGGTTACCAGGCCTGTGTATTGGGCTACCGGGTATTGTACACCAGTACGCCCAAACTGTTCGCTAAACTGAAGATGGCCAAGGCGGACGGCTCCTACATGAAAGAGCTGGCTAAGATCGAAAGGCAGCAATTGCTCATACTCGACGACTTTGGTATCCAGCCTTTTGATGCACAAAGCAGGGCTGCACTAATGGAGATCATTGAAGACAGGCACGGTAAGACCTCGCTGATCATCACTTCGCAGTTGCCGGTGAGCAAATGGTTTGAAGTGATCGGTGAAAAAACGGTTGCTGATGCGATCCTTGACCGGATCGTTCATGATGCACACCGTATCGAGCTAAAGGGAGAATCTATGAGAAGAAAACGTAATGTTGAACCGGAAAACAGCCATTAATGAAATTACCTTTTAAATAACTATTTTTGTACATGCTTTTATAGCATTTGCTGCAACCCAAAAGTCAGCTAACCCCTGGGTCAATTTGGCCCGAAACAGGGTGGTCAACATCTCCATAATATACACTATAAAAGACAGGTGTTTGCCGAAAACTTCGTACATGGAAACCGGGAAAAACTCACGAATATTATCACTGCAAGCTGTTATTTTGAAATCAGCATTTACACTAATTAACAGCCCATGGCTTTGCACCCTCCCGGGAATATGTATTGGTTCACGATCGCAATTTGTGAAGTCAACTTTGAGCATAGCTTTAGGTTTTTAAATAACTAAAGGGATTGTTAAGACATTGAGGTAACTCTGTCTCGTTTAATATCAAATTCCAGCAACGAACGCAAGTTTTGAAACGTTCTGTTCGCACTCTTTACAATACGTTCAAAATGGACTTCCGGAATCCAATCTAACTCCTTGTTGAATATCAGCCACTTGTCCATAGTCTCGGACCCGTAACCATAGAAATAGGAAAGCCCTTTTTGGTCGATAAGACCTAGCTTGGCATTTATCGCCCTAATAAAGAATTTTCCGCCAAGCGTTAAACCCTCCATGACATACACTGCCCCAAGCGCATCTAAATAATTAACGATGTCAGGAAGGATATGATTATC
It encodes the following:
- a CDS encoding ATP-binding protein; this encodes MNTSTLDKLRKMKFFGMFHAFKSSMETGKTNDYTADELLAHLVDAEWDDRQNRRIERTILYARFRYKAAIEDVHYHADRSIDRNQIMRLADCTFVDRFENLLITGSTGIGKSYIASAVGYQACVLGYRVLYTSTPKLFAKLKMAKADGSYMKELAKIERQQLLILDDFGIQPFDAQSRAALMEIIEDRHGKTSLIITSQLPVSKWFEVIGEKTVADAILDRIVHDAHRIELKGESMRRKRNVEPENSH